One Kineococcus radiotolerans SRS30216 = ATCC BAA-149 DNA window includes the following coding sequences:
- a CDS encoding YceI family protein gives MTGEGRVLTREGWPVTGASVTLLGADGSQVARAVTGGDGTFTLLGVPAGAATMLVAAPAHDPRATSVVVPAAGAWSVGEVRLRRQGGSDVPPPGVWAIDVTHSTISATAHHLGLSAVHGRFTNFSGVVTVPEDVTRSTVQVEIDATSIDTGNAQRDEHLRSPDFLDTARFPTLTFSASGVQRGAEGWVLAGDLTLLGTTRPVQLQLSYAGSGPDPWGGTRAAFSATTELHRDDFKMNWNQAVGIGVAVFGTTLKVAIDVQTVLQQ, from the coding sequence GTGACGGGCGAGGGGCGGGTCCTGACCCGCGAGGGCTGGCCCGTCACCGGCGCCTCGGTCACCCTGCTCGGCGCCGACGGGTCGCAGGTCGCCCGCGCGGTGACCGGTGGCGACGGGACCTTCACCCTCCTCGGGGTCCCGGCGGGCGCGGCGACCATGCTGGTCGCCGCCCCCGCCCACGACCCGCGCGCCACCAGCGTCGTCGTCCCCGCGGCCGGGGCGTGGTCCGTCGGCGAGGTCCGGTTGCGCCGCCAGGGCGGCAGCGACGTCCCGCCCCCCGGGGTCTGGGCCATCGACGTCACCCACTCCACCATCTCCGCCACCGCCCACCACCTCGGCCTGTCCGCGGTGCACGGGCGGTTCACGAACTTCTCCGGGGTCGTCACCGTCCCCGAGGACGTGACCCGCTCGACGGTGCAGGTCGAGATCGACGCGACCTCCATCGACACCGGCAACGCCCAGCGCGACGAGCACCTGCGCTCCCCCGACTTCCTCGACACCGCCCGGTTCCCCACGCTGACCTTCAGCGCGTCCGGGGTCCAGCGCGGCGCCGAGGGGTGGGTGCTGGCCGGGGACCTCACCCTGCTGGGCACCACCCGTCCGGTGCAGCTGCAGCTGTCCTACGCCGGCAGCGGGCCGGACCCCTGGGGCGGGACCCGCGCGGCGTTCTCGGCCACCACCGAGCTGCACCGCGACGACTTCAAGATGAACTGGAACCAGGCCGTCGGCATCGGCGTCGCCGTCTTCGGCACCACCCTCAAGGTCGCCATCGACGTCCAGACCGTCCTGCAGCAGTAG
- a CDS encoding MFS transporter gives MSTTTPTTSTQPAPGVAPKMSHKEILEALSGLLLGMFVAILSSTVVSNALPRIVNDLHGTESGYTWVVTAALLATTISTPIWGKLADLFSKKLLVQIALVIFVVASAIAGLSTSMGMLITLRVFQGLGGGGLLALAQVILASMVSPRERGRYSGYLGATFALATVGGPLIGGVLTEHLSWHWCFYVGVPFAVIAFFVLQFKLKLPEQPRREVSIDYLGAILLALGISALLIWVSLAGTEFDWASWWTVALVAAGVVFLALAVLAEHRAKEPIVPLKFFRNPTIALSAAASLFVGVAMFGATIFLSQYFQLARHESPTMAGVMTIPMIAGLFLASTVAGQAITRTGKWKAWLVVGGVLLTAGLALMGTIEYDTNYWVVAPYMALIGLGVGMMMQNLVLAVQNVADARDMGSASSFVAFARSLGGAIGVSALGAVLGHRVTSHLETGLSTAGIDPAAATSALGSSTGVPDLDAIPAPLRAVVQAAYGSSIADVFLLAAPFALIAFVITLFFKERALRSDDGTGQDVAEATTSSPDRVAATTTGTPGAHGAARPDREETTSVPAQPTRTDTGLSLSGAVRHHDQRPLAGAVVTLADQSGQQVSRTSTGADGSYRLALPTGGTYLLIVAAAHVAPSATLVGVGDTSITRDVTLSGRSAITGRVLAHEVTGDVDAGDHHGVRGALVTLTDVTGEVVGSTRTDGGGSYAFDQLMGGSYVLTAQSESHRPLARGVEVPDSGALACDLVLTGGGRLTGTVVAASDGRVLKEAAVTLVDSSGEVVGSVLTGADGSYSFEDLAGGHYTLTAAGFAPVATSVDIEEDTVSAAQITLGSGDAPSTLDLTRFEDTSRVGEDRR, from the coding sequence ATGAGCACCACGACCCCCACCACCTCGACCCAGCCCGCCCCGGGCGTCGCGCCGAAGATGTCCCACAAGGAGATCCTCGAGGCGCTGTCCGGCCTGCTGCTCGGCATGTTCGTCGCGATCCTGTCGTCGACGGTCGTCTCGAACGCCCTGCCGAGGATCGTCAACGACCTCCACGGCACCGAGTCCGGCTACACCTGGGTCGTCACCGCGGCGCTGCTCGCGACCACGATCTCCACGCCCATCTGGGGCAAGCTGGCCGACCTCTTCTCCAAGAAGCTGCTCGTCCAGATCGCCCTGGTCATCTTCGTCGTGGCCTCCGCCATCGCCGGGCTGTCCACCAGCATGGGGATGCTCATCACCCTGCGCGTGTTCCAGGGCCTCGGCGGCGGCGGCCTGCTCGCCCTCGCCCAAGTGATCCTCGCCTCGATGGTCAGCCCGCGCGAGCGCGGCCGCTACTCCGGCTACCTCGGGGCCACCTTCGCCCTGGCCACCGTGGGCGGTCCGCTCATCGGCGGCGTGCTCACCGAGCACCTGTCCTGGCACTGGTGCTTCTACGTCGGCGTCCCGTTCGCGGTCATCGCCTTCTTCGTCCTCCAGTTCAAGCTCAAGCTGCCCGAGCAGCCCCGGCGCGAGGTGTCGATCGACTACCTCGGCGCGATCCTGCTGGCCCTGGGCATCTCCGCCCTGCTCATCTGGGTCTCCCTGGCCGGCACCGAGTTCGACTGGGCGTCCTGGTGGACCGTGGCGCTGGTCGCCGCCGGTGTCGTCTTCCTGGCCCTGGCCGTCCTGGCCGAGCACCGGGCCAAGGAGCCGATCGTCCCGCTGAAGTTCTTCCGCAACCCCACGATCGCGCTCTCCGCCGCGGCCAGCCTCTTCGTCGGGGTCGCCATGTTCGGCGCCACGATCTTCCTCAGCCAGTACTTCCAGCTCGCCCGCCACGAGTCGCCCACGATGGCCGGGGTCATGACGATCCCGATGATCGCCGGGCTCTTCCTGGCCTCCACCGTCGCCGGGCAGGCCATCACCCGCACCGGGAAGTGGAAGGCGTGGCTCGTCGTCGGGGGCGTCCTGCTCACCGCCGGGCTCGCCCTCATGGGCACCATCGAGTACGACACGAACTACTGGGTCGTCGCCCCGTACATGGCCCTCATCGGCCTCGGCGTCGGCATGATGATGCAGAACCTCGTGCTCGCCGTGCAGAACGTCGCCGACGCCCGCGACATGGGCTCGGCCAGCTCCTTCGTCGCCTTCGCCCGCAGCCTCGGCGGGGCGATCGGCGTCTCCGCGCTCGGCGCCGTCCTCGGCCACCGCGTCACCAGCCACCTCGAGACCGGCCTGAGCACCGCTGGCATCGACCCGGCCGCCGCCACGAGCGCCCTGGGCTCCAGCACCGGCGTCCCCGACCTCGACGCCATCCCCGCGCCGCTGCGCGCGGTCGTCCAGGCCGCCTACGGCTCCTCCATCGCCGACGTGTTCCTCCTCGCGGCCCCCTTCGCCCTCATCGCGTTCGTCATCACGCTCTTCTTCAAGGAGCGCGCGTTGCGCAGCGACGACGGCACCGGCCAGGATGTCGCGGAGGCGACGACCAGCTCGCCCGACCGCGTCGCCGCCACGACCACCGGCACCCCCGGGGCCCACGGCGCCGCGCGCCCCGACCGGGAGGAGACGACGAGCGTGCCCGCCCAGCCCACCCGCACCGACACCGGGCTCTCGCTGTCCGGCGCCGTGCGCCACCACGACCAGCGCCCGCTCGCCGGCGCCGTGGTGACCCTGGCCGACCAGTCAGGTCAGCAGGTCTCGCGCACCTCCACCGGCGCGGACGGCTCCTACCGCCTCGCCCTGCCGACCGGCGGCACCTACCTGCTGATCGTCGCCGCGGCCCACGTGGCCCCCTCCGCGACGCTCGTGGGGGTCGGCGACACCTCGATCACCCGCGACGTGACCCTCTCGGGCCGCTCGGCCATCACCGGCCGGGTGCTGGCCCACGAGGTCACCGGCGACGTCGACGCCGGCGACCACCACGGGGTGCGCGGCGCCCTGGTGACCCTCACCGACGTCACCGGTGAGGTCGTCGGCTCCACCCGCACCGACGGGGGCGGCAGCTACGCCTTCGACCAGCTCATGGGGGGCAGCTACGTGCTGACCGCCCAGAGCGAGTCGCACCGGCCGCTGGCCCGCGGCGTCGAGGTCCCCGACTCCGGGGCCCTGGCCTGCGACCTCGTCCTCACCGGCGGGGGCCGCCTCACCGGCACGGTCGTCGCCGCCAGCGACGGGCGGGTCCTGAAGGAGGCCGCGGTCACCCTCGTCGACTCCTCCGGCGAGGTCGTCGGCTCGGTCCTCACCGGCGCCGACGGCAGCTACTCCTTCGAGGACCTGGCCGGGGGCCACTACACCCTGACCGCGGCCGGCTTCGCCCCGGTCGCCACCAGCGTCGACATCGAGGAGGACACCGTGTCCGCCGCGCAGATCACCCTGGGCTCCGGCGACGCCCCCTCGACGCTGGACCTCACCCGCTTCGAGGACACCTCCCGGGTCGGCGAGGACCGCCGGTGA
- a CDS encoding MarR family winged helix-turn-helix transcriptional regulator yields MATPHACAALVDVFPDLLRARRALVGALSTPAVATLAVVHQRGSMRISEVAEHLSLDLSTVSRQVAHLRQKGFLDSSPDPDDGRSQRLTVSAEGTGELRRTRRDLVDKLVERLSDWPDQEVGDLTRLLDRLATTATATATGGGCARTGPAATSPDTTTHTREKQLQGNA; encoded by the coding sequence ATGGCCACACCCCACGCGTGCGCCGCGCTCGTCGACGTGTTCCCGGACCTGCTCCGGGCACGCCGCGCGCTCGTCGGCGCGCTGAGCACCCCCGCCGTCGCGACGCTCGCCGTCGTGCACCAGCGGGGCTCGATGCGCATCAGCGAGGTCGCCGAGCACCTCTCCCTCGACCTCTCCACGGTCAGCCGCCAGGTCGCCCACCTGCGCCAGAAGGGGTTCCTCGACTCCTCCCCCGACCCCGACGACGGCCGCTCCCAGCGGCTGACCGTCAGCGCCGAGGGGACCGGGGAACTGCGCCGGACCCGCCGCGACCTCGTCGACAAGCTCGTCGAGCGGCTCTCCGACTGGCCCGACCAGGAGGTCGGGGACCTCACCCGCCTCCTCGACCGGCTCGCCACCACGGCCACCGCCACCGCCACCGGCGGCGGGTGCGCCCGCACCGGACCAGCGGCGACGTCGCCGGACACCACGACCCACACCCGGGAGAAGCAGTTGCAGGGCAACGCATGA
- a CDS encoding MarR family winged helix-turn-helix transcriptional regulator, giving the protein MVTGPAEALERELAVLLRRSRAINRETARSVHPDLEPEAYSLLVRLDDVGETRPSDLATFFGIGKPTLSRQVQLLERLGLVTREADPTDGRAVRLTLSAEGLEKVHAARAARRQRLHSRLEGWPEEDMTQLAALLGRLNALI; this is encoded by the coding sequence ATGGTCACGGGTCCTGCCGAAGCGCTGGAGCGCGAGCTCGCCGTCCTGCTGCGGCGCTCGCGGGCGATCAACCGGGAGACCGCGCGCAGCGTCCACCCCGACCTGGAGCCGGAGGCCTACAGCCTGCTGGTCCGCCTCGACGACGTCGGCGAGACCCGCCCCTCGGACCTGGCGACGTTCTTCGGCATCGGCAAGCCGACGCTGTCCCGCCAGGTCCAGCTCCTGGAGCGCCTGGGCCTGGTCACCCGCGAGGCGGACCCCACCGACGGCCGCGCCGTGCGCCTGACCCTCTCCGCCGAGGGTCTGGAGAAGGTGCACGCCGCCCGCGCGGCCCGCCGCCAGCGCCTGCACTCCCGCCTGGAGGGGTGGCCGGAGGAGGACATGACCCAGCTCGCCGCGCTGCTGGGCCGCCTCAACGCCCTCATCTGA
- a CDS encoding PadR family transcriptional regulator, translating into MVRKRGDVLLLAVLALLADGPLHGYEVRKRLDLRLGVFRALSYGTLYPALRALQAGGCITETTQERLPGTVSPKRARVVYEITAHGRDRLAAMLDESGPEAWEDDAFGVHFALFTRVAPRTRLRILEGRRARLLERLEQMNRSIDRTQAQLDSYALEAQRHGVETVRSEVDWLDRLITAEHHPQPTLRTTPSNPEENP; encoded by the coding sequence GTGGTCCGCAAACGGGGTGACGTCCTGCTGCTCGCGGTGCTCGCCCTGCTGGCCGACGGGCCGCTGCACGGCTACGAGGTGCGCAAGCGCCTCGACCTGCGGCTGGGGGTCTTCCGGGCCCTGTCCTACGGGACGCTCTACCCGGCGCTGCGGGCCCTGCAGGCCGGTGGCTGCATCACCGAGACGACCCAGGAGCGCCTGCCGGGCACGGTGAGCCCCAAGCGCGCCCGCGTCGTCTACGAGATCACCGCCCACGGCCGGGACCGCCTGGCCGCGATGCTCGACGAGTCCGGTCCCGAGGCGTGGGAGGACGACGCCTTCGGGGTCCACTTCGCCCTCTTCACCCGGGTGGCGCCGCGCACCCGGCTGCGCATCCTCGAGGGCCGCCGAGCCCGGCTGCTCGAGCGGCTGGAGCAGATGAACCGCTCCATCGACCGCACCCAGGCCCAGCTCGACTCCTACGCCCTCGAGGCGCAGCGGCACGGCGTGGAGACCGTCCGCAGCGAGGTCGACTGGCTCGACCGCCTCATCACCGCCGAGCACCACCCGCAGCCGACCCTGCGGACCACCCCGAGCAACCCAGAGGAGAACCCCTGA
- a CDS encoding inositol-3-phosphate synthase, translated as MAGPIRVAIVGVGNCAASLVQGVQYYRDADPAQSVPGLMHVQFGDYHVRDIEFVAAFDVDDKKVGTDLADAIGASENNTIKICDVPTTGVTVQRGHTLDGLGKYYRETITESAAEPVDVVAALREARADVLVCYLPVGSEDAAMFYAQAAIDAKVAFVNALPVFIAGTPEWAQKFTDAGVPIVGDDIKSQVGATITHRVLAKLLEDRGIQLERTYQLNVGGNMDFKNMLERDRLESKKISKTQAVTSNVHADFGTRNVHIGPSDYVQWLDDRKWAYVRLEGKAFGGVPLNLEYKLEVWDSPNSAGVIIDAVRAAKIGLDRGIGGPLLSASAYFMKSPPQQRDDETGRAGVEAFIAGTVDR; from the coding sequence ATGGCAGGTCCCATCCGCGTCGCGATCGTCGGCGTCGGCAACTGCGCCGCCTCCCTCGTGCAGGGCGTGCAGTACTACCGCGACGCCGACCCGGCCCAGTCGGTCCCCGGCCTCATGCACGTCCAGTTCGGGGACTACCACGTCCGCGACATCGAGTTCGTCGCCGCCTTCGACGTCGACGACAAGAAGGTCGGCACCGACCTCGCCGACGCCATCGGCGCCAGCGAGAACAACACCATCAAGATCTGCGACGTCCCCACCACCGGGGTGACCGTCCAGCGCGGGCACACCCTCGACGGCCTCGGCAAGTACTACCGCGAGACGATCACCGAGTCCGCGGCCGAGCCCGTCGACGTCGTCGCCGCGCTGCGCGAGGCGCGGGCCGACGTCCTCGTCTGCTACCTGCCCGTCGGGTCCGAGGACGCGGCGATGTTCTACGCCCAGGCCGCCATCGACGCGAAGGTCGCCTTCGTCAACGCCCTGCCCGTCTTCATCGCCGGCACCCCCGAGTGGGCGCAGAAGTTCACCGACGCCGGGGTGCCGATCGTCGGCGACGACATCAAGTCCCAGGTCGGGGCGACCATCACCCACCGCGTCCTGGCCAAGCTGCTCGAGGACCGCGGCATCCAGCTGGAGCGCACCTACCAGCTCAACGTCGGCGGCAACATGGACTTCAAGAACATGCTGGAGCGCGACCGCCTGGAGTCGAAGAAGATCTCCAAGACCCAGGCCGTCACCAGCAACGTGCACGCCGACTTCGGCACCCGCAACGTCCACATCGGTCCCAGCGACTACGTCCAGTGGCTCGACGACCGCAAGTGGGCCTACGTCCGCTTGGAGGGCAAGGCCTTCGGCGGGGTCCCGCTGAACCTGGAGTACAAGCTCGAGGTGTGGGACTCCCCGAACTCCGCCGGGGTCATCATCGACGCCGTCCGGGCCGCCAAGATCGGCCTGGACCGGGGGATCGGCGGCCCGCTGCTGTCCGCCTCGGCCTACTTCATGAAGTCCCCGCCGCAGCAGCGCGACGACGAGACCGGCCGCGCCGGCGTCGAGGCCTTCATCGCGGGCACCGTCGACCGCTGA
- the valS gene encoding valine--tRNA ligase: protein MSDATPASPFQTHVAPGVEVPDRPTVDGLEERWSPAWQQEGTYAFDRTAERADVYSIDTPPPTVSGSLHVGHVFSYTHTDVVARFQRMRGKSVFYPMGWDDNGLPTERRVQNYYGVRCDPTLPYDASFVPPEKAPKSDRDFVQVSRRNFVELCDRLTAEDEQVFESLWRRLGLSVDWSHTYSTISESSRATAQRAFLRNLARGEAYSAQAPTLWDTTFRTAVAQAELEDRETEGAYHRIGFTPTAGGDPVFIETTRPVLLPACVALVAHPDDARYQPLFGQTVRTPLFGVEVPVVAHPLADPEKGSGIAMICTFGDTTDVTWWRELQLPNRAVVGRDGRLLRETPAWLGEGPGAELYASIAGATVFSAQKAIVEALQASGDMVGEPKRITHPVKFYEKGDRPLEIVSTRQWYLRNGGRDADLRSALLGRGSELTWHPEHMKHRYDHWVSGLNGDWLISRQRFFGVPFPVWYPLDADGEPVYDAPIVPDEAALPVDPAAEAAPGFTEDQRGVPGGFAADPDVMDTWATSSLTPLLVSGWERDEDLFSRVYPMDLRPQGQDIIRTWLFSTVVRSHLEFGGLPWARTALSGWILDPDRKKMSKSKGNVVTPLALLEEFGSDAVRYWAASSRLGTDATFDTGQMKIGRRLAMKLLNASKFVLGLGVERGTAADPAAVTEAVDASVLADLAVVVRQATEAFERYDHASALDVTEKFFWNFCDDWVELVKDRAYGSRGEAPAASARATAALALRTLLRLFAPFLPYAAEEVWSWWQDGSVHTAPWPLVEDLGAVDEGARGVLPAAGQALSALRKVKSEAKVSQKTPLTAATVSGPAALVRAAERAEADLLAASRAASIAWAVVEGAETLTAQAEIAPTA from the coding sequence ATGTCCGACGCCACCCCCGCCTCGCCGTTCCAGACCCACGTCGCGCCCGGCGTCGAGGTACCCGACCGTCCCACCGTGGACGGGCTGGAGGAGCGCTGGTCCCCCGCGTGGCAGCAGGAGGGCACCTACGCCTTCGACCGCACCGCCGAGCGCGCCGACGTCTACTCCATCGACACCCCGCCGCCCACGGTCTCCGGCTCGCTGCACGTCGGGCACGTCTTCAGCTACACCCACACCGACGTCGTCGCCCGCTTCCAGCGGATGCGCGGCAAGTCGGTCTTCTACCCCATGGGCTGGGACGACAACGGCCTGCCCACCGAGCGGCGCGTGCAGAACTACTACGGCGTGCGCTGCGACCCGACGCTGCCCTACGACGCCTCGTTCGTGCCGCCGGAGAAGGCCCCCAAGAGCGACCGCGACTTCGTGCAGGTCTCCCGGCGCAACTTCGTGGAGCTGTGCGACCGCCTGACCGCCGAGGACGAGCAGGTCTTCGAGTCGCTGTGGCGCCGCCTGGGCCTGTCGGTGGACTGGTCGCACACGTACTCGACGATCTCGGAGTCCTCGCGCGCCACGGCGCAGCGGGCGTTCCTGCGCAACCTCGCCCGCGGCGAGGCCTACTCCGCGCAGGCGCCGACGCTGTGGGACACGACGTTCCGCACGGCCGTCGCGCAGGCGGAGCTGGAGGACCGCGAGACCGAGGGCGCCTACCACCGGATCGGGTTCACCCCCACCGCCGGCGGGGACCCCGTGTTCATCGAGACGACCCGCCCGGTGCTGCTGCCGGCGTGCGTGGCGCTGGTGGCCCACCCCGACGACGCGCGGTACCAGCCGCTGTTCGGGCAGACGGTCCGCACGCCGCTGTTCGGCGTCGAGGTGCCCGTCGTGGCGCACCCGCTGGCCGACCCCGAGAAGGGGTCCGGCATCGCGATGATCTGCACCTTCGGCGACACCACCGACGTCACCTGGTGGCGGGAGCTGCAGCTGCCCAACCGCGCGGTCGTCGGGCGCGACGGCCGGCTGCTGCGCGAGACCCCGGCGTGGCTGGGCGAGGGCCCGGGCGCGGAGCTCTACGCCTCGATCGCCGGTGCGACGGTGTTCAGCGCGCAGAAGGCGATCGTCGAGGCGCTGCAGGCCTCCGGCGACATGGTCGGGGAGCCGAAGCGGATCACCCACCCGGTGAAGTTCTACGAGAAGGGCGACCGCCCCCTCGAGATCGTCTCGACCCGTCAGTGGTACCTGCGCAACGGCGGGCGCGACGCCGACCTGCGCTCGGCGCTGCTGGGGCGCGGGAGCGAGCTGACCTGGCACCCCGAGCACATGAAGCACCGCTACGACCACTGGGTGTCCGGGCTCAACGGGGACTGGCTGATCTCGCGCCAGCGGTTCTTCGGGGTGCCGTTCCCGGTCTGGTACCCCCTGGACGCCGACGGCGAGCCCGTCTACGACGCCCCGATCGTCCCCGACGAGGCGGCGCTGCCGGTCGACCCGGCCGCCGAGGCCGCCCCCGGCTTCACCGAGGACCAGCGCGGGGTGCCGGGCGGTTTCGCCGCCGACCCCGACGTCATGGACACCTGGGCCACGTCGTCGCTGACGCCGCTGCTGGTGAGCGGCTGGGAGCGCGACGAGGACCTCTTCTCCCGCGTCTACCCGATGGACCTGCGCCCGCAGGGCCAGGACATCATCCGCACCTGGCTGTTCTCCACCGTGGTGCGCTCGCACCTGGAGTTCGGCGGGCTGCCCTGGGCGCGCACGGCGCTGTCGGGCTGGATCCTCGACCCGGACCGCAAGAAGATGTCGAAGTCCAAGGGCAACGTCGTGACCCCGCTGGCGCTGCTGGAGGAGTTCGGCTCCGACGCGGTCCGCTACTGGGCCGCGTCCTCGCGCCTGGGCACGGACGCGACCTTCGACACCGGCCAGATGAAGATCGGGCGCCGGCTGGCGATGAAGCTGCTCAACGCCTCCAAGTTCGTCCTGGGGCTGGGCGTGGAGCGCGGCACGGCCGCCGACCCGGCCGCGGTGACGGAGGCCGTCGACGCCAGCGTGCTCGCCGACCTCGCCGTCGTGGTGCGGCAGGCGACGGAGGCGTTCGAGCGCTACGACCACGCCTCCGCCCTCGACGTGACCGAGAAGTTCTTCTGGAACTTCTGCGACGACTGGGTGGAGCTGGTCAAGGACCGGGCCTACGGTTCGCGCGGGGAGGCCCCGGCGGCCTCGGCGCGCGCGACCGCGGCCCTGGCGCTGCGGACCCTGCTGCGGCTGTTCGCCCCGTTCCTGCCCTACGCGGCCGAGGAGGTCTGGTCGTGGTGGCAGGACGGCTCGGTGCACACCGCGCCGTGGCCGCTGGTCGAGGACCTCGGGGCCGTCGACGAGGGCGCGCGCGGGGTGCTGCCCGCGGCGGGGCAGGCGCTGTCGGCGCTGCGGAAGGTGAAGAGCGAGGCCAAGGTGTCGCAGAAGACCCCGCTCACCGCGGCGACGGTGTCCGGGCCGGCGGCCCTGGTGCGGGCCGCCGAGCGGGCCGAGGCCGACCTCCTCGCCGCCTCCCGCGCGGCGTCGATCGCGTGGGCGGTCGTCGAGGGCGCGGAGACCCTGACCGCGCAGGCGGAGATCGCCCCCACCGCCTGA
- a CDS encoding GGDEF domain-containing protein, whose amino-acid sequence MDSLHRLLPWQVFTACGAALVLLCLFLPDGLVRAVLVAGVSVASAVATTVGARLHRPQRASAWWLLAAGLMAWALGDVSYTVCYTWLGWDTYPSVPDVFYVLAYPLIAAALLRMARQARPGADREGVIDAAILAVGFGLLSWTFLVRPALASLPEDLFAGLVALAYPVGDVVVLAMLVRVFAAAGHGSRAFGLLAGAAVFMLLADALWQYADAYAGLDDSWIDPVFMTSYVLWGAAALHPSMRRLSDPSPSSRHEFSPLRLAVLTAASLLSPGTLGLQLALGQQPQGWAVVISSAVLFLLVVARMSALLGRLREQTALLGDLARTDPLTGLLNRRSADAALERVRERTRREGTALVVALLDLDRFKDFNDTRGHPAGDRLLVGAASAWGAVLAGTGIQLARWGGEEFLLVASGWETGRVEQLLDDLRAVVPEGQTFSAGLARWDGQEATDRLVARADEALYAAKHAGRACSRTAALRREGEPVHPAG is encoded by the coding sequence GTGGACTCCCTGCACCGCCTGCTGCCCTGGCAGGTCTTCACCGCCTGCGGCGCGGCCCTGGTGCTCCTGTGCCTGTTCCTGCCCGACGGCCTGGTCCGCGCCGTCCTGGTGGCGGGGGTCAGCGTCGCCTCCGCGGTGGCGACCACCGTCGGCGCGCGCCTGCACCGCCCGCAGCGGGCGTCGGCGTGGTGGCTGCTGGCGGCCGGGCTGATGGCCTGGGCGCTGGGCGACGTGTCCTACACCGTCTGCTACACCTGGCTGGGCTGGGACACCTACCCCAGCGTCCCCGACGTCTTCTACGTGCTGGCCTACCCCCTCATCGCGGCCGCGCTGCTGCGGATGGCCCGCCAGGCCCGGCCCGGGGCCGACCGCGAGGGCGTCATCGACGCCGCCATCCTCGCCGTCGGCTTCGGCCTGCTGTCGTGGACGTTCCTCGTGCGCCCGGCGCTGGCCTCGCTGCCCGAGGACCTGTTCGCCGGGCTGGTCGCGCTGGCCTACCCCGTCGGCGACGTCGTCGTCCTGGCCATGCTGGTGCGGGTCTTCGCCGCCGCCGGGCACGGCTCGCGCGCCTTCGGCCTGCTGGCCGGGGCCGCGGTCTTCATGCTCCTCGCCGACGCCCTGTGGCAGTACGCCGACGCCTACGCGGGTCTCGACGACAGCTGGATCGACCCCGTCTTCATGACCTCCTACGTGCTGTGGGGGGCGGCCGCCCTGCACCCGTCGATGCGGCGGCTGTCGGACCCCTCGCCCAGCAGCCGGCACGAGTTCAGCCCCCTGCGCCTGGCCGTCCTCACCGCCGCCAGCCTGCTCTCGCCGGGCACCCTGGGCCTGCAGCTCGCCCTCGGCCAGCAGCCGCAGGGCTGGGCCGTCGTCATCAGCTCCGCGGTCCTGTTCCTGCTCGTGGTGGCCCGCATGTCGGCGCTGCTGGGCCGGTTGCGCGAGCAGACCGCCCTGCTCGGCGACCTCGCCCGCACCGACCCCCTCACGGGCCTGCTCAACCGCCGCAGCGCCGACGCCGCGCTGGAGCGGGTCCGGGAGCGGACCCGGCGCGAGGGCACGGCCCTCGTCGTCGCCCTGCTCGACCTCGACCGCTTCAAGGACTTCAACGACACCCGCGGCCACCCCGCCGGGGACCGCCTGCTCGTCGGGGCCGCCTCGGCCTGGGGTGCGGTGCTGGCGGGGACGGGGATCCAGCTCGCCCGCTGGGGCGGGGAGGAGTTCCTCCTCGTGGCCTCCGGGTGGGAGACCGGTCGCGTCGAGCAGCTGCTCGACGACCTGCGCGCCGTCGTGCCCGAGGGGCAGACGTTCTCCGCGGGCCTGGCCCGCTGGGACGGGCAGGAGGCGACCGACCGGCTCGTGGCCCGCGCCGACGAGGCCCTCTACGCCGCCAAGCACGCCGGGCGGGCCTGCTCCCGCACCGCGGCGCTGCGCCGGGAGGGGGAGCCCGTCCACCCCGCGGGGTGA